A region from the Cryomorphaceae bacterium genome encodes:
- a CDS encoding DEAD/DEAH box helicase translates to MQAFQELGLHESWAAALAAASITEPTAIQVQAIPVLLQQNSDFIGLAQTGTGKTIAYGLPILQHCNTAEPTTQFLVVAPTRELAVQIGEELKRFGKQQRGLRLLTVYGGAPIAGQLRSLRANAPHILVATPGRLLDLIRRKEVSLDTVNAVVLDEADEMLNMGFKEDVHEILKHTGDHPIWMFSATMPPAIRTITETFMTDPVVVSIDSTQRTNVNIEHRYAIVTRKNRNEALKRFLDHIPDVYGIVFCRTRVDTQEVADDLNRSGYRVEALHGDLSQVQRERVMNQFRKRALKMIVATDVAARGLDINDLTHVFHLGMAQDHESFAHRSGRTARAGKSGMSVLLLNPREESSMRRLEKTLKISVQPIEIPTLQQVQRGQLDLWVDNLKKTKPAKGQMVESAMEQLMELSKEELIGKLLAQQLGGAPRGADDDLNARSERSSFRERGERSDRREGRKGRESWQDRERKSEGKRERTERADHDRKSDRKGEKKDRPERKARSKKNDDGTRYFINAGFADGLDPKTLVDFVAEQAGISRKQIERVSIKDRFAFFDVQGQEGKNIGRHFDGLEVNGRKLRVNRDDE, encoded by the coding sequence ATGCAAGCATTTCAAGAACTGGGACTTCACGAATCATGGGCAGCGGCTTTGGCCGCAGCATCCATTACTGAACCCACCGCGATCCAGGTGCAGGCTATTCCGGTTCTGTTGCAACAAAATAGCGACTTTATTGGTCTGGCCCAAACAGGAACTGGAAAAACGATTGCCTACGGGCTACCTATCCTTCAGCACTGCAACACTGCTGAACCTACTACTCAATTCCTGGTTGTGGCACCCACGCGCGAGCTGGCTGTGCAAATCGGCGAAGAACTCAAGCGCTTCGGAAAGCAGCAGCGTGGACTACGACTACTCACTGTGTACGGAGGCGCCCCTATTGCGGGTCAGCTGCGCTCTTTACGCGCAAACGCTCCCCATATTCTGGTGGCAACACCCGGACGTTTGCTCGATTTAATCCGACGCAAAGAAGTATCTCTCGACACTGTAAACGCGGTGGTTCTCGACGAAGCCGATGAGATGCTCAACATGGGTTTTAAAGAGGATGTGCACGAGATTCTGAAACACACCGGTGATCATCCCATCTGGATGTTTTCGGCTACCATGCCTCCGGCCATTCGCACCATTACCGAAACGTTTATGACCGATCCGGTGGTGGTGTCTATCGACTCCACGCAACGCACCAACGTAAATATAGAGCACCGATACGCCATTGTAACCCGCAAAAACCGCAACGAAGCCTTAAAGCGCTTTCTTGATCACATTCCTGATGTATATGGGATTGTTTTTTGCCGTACCCGTGTGGATACCCAGGAAGTGGCCGACGATTTAAACCGGAGCGGTTACCGCGTAGAAGCTCTTCATGGTGACCTCTCTCAAGTGCAGCGCGAGCGCGTAATGAACCAGTTTCGCAAGCGCGCTCTCAAAATGATTGTGGCAACCGACGTGGCGGCCCGGGGTTTGGATATCAACGACCTGACCCACGTATTTCACCTTGGTATGGCACAAGATCACGAATCGTTTGCGCACCGAAGCGGACGAACCGCTCGAGCCGGAAAGTCGGGCATGTCGGTATTGCTGCTCAACCCGAGGGAGGAGTCGTCTATGCGGCGTCTCGAAAAAACTTTGAAAATAAGTGTTCAGCCTATCGAAATTCCCACGCTTCAACAAGTTCAGCGCGGCCAGCTCGACCTGTGGGTAGATAATCTCAAAAAGACCAAGCCAGCTAAAGGCCAAATGGTTGAAAGCGCGATGGAGCAATTGATGGAACTCTCCAAAGAAGAGTTGATTGGTAAGCTGCTTGCCCAACAATTGGGAGGTGCACCACGTGGTGCCGATGATGATTTAAATGCCAGATCAGAACGCTCATCTTTCCGGGAACGCGGAGAGAGAAGTGATCGTCGTGAAGGTCGCAAAGGACGTGAATCATGGCAAGACCGCGAGCGCAAGTCTGAAGGTAAACGCGAGCGCACCGAGCGTGCCGACCACGACCGCAAATCCGACCGCAAAGGAGAGAAGAAGGATCGCCCTGAACGTAAGGCACGCAGTAAAAAAAACGATGACGGGACACGTTACTTCATCAATGCCGGATTTGCAGACGGTCTCGACCCGAAAACACTGGTGGATTTTGTGGCGGAACAGGCAGGTATTTCGCGCAAGCAAATAGAACGCGTTTCCATCAAAGATCGTTTTGCCTTTTTTGATGTACAAGGTCAGGAAGGCAAAAACATTGGTCGTCACTTTGACGGTCTTGAAGTAAACGGTCGAAAACTGCGGGTTAACCGCGACGATGAATAA
- a CDS encoding Hsp20/alpha crystallin family protein: protein MTLTKFRKNPPVFSPFFDSLFDSDFFDNRMQRDIPSANIKELDDRFEVELAVPGFDKDDVNIELNAGLLTISSEKSEEKEDKDARYSRREFYYQSFKRSFRMPDNVNEEDIKAQVKNGILKVDIPKRTEEKRTKTIQIS from the coding sequence ATGACACTCACCAAATTTCGCAAAAACCCACCTGTATTCAGTCCGTTTTTCGACAGCCTGTTTGACAGCGACTTCTTTGACAACCGTATGCAGCGCGACATTCCATCTGCCAACATCAAAGAGTTGGACGATCGCTTTGAAGTAGAGCTCGCCGTGCCGGGTTTCGACAAGGATGATGTGAACATTGAACTGAACGCCGGTTTGCTCACCATTTCATCTGAAAAGAGCGAAGAAAAGGAGGATAAAGACGCGCGCTACAGCCGTCGGGAGTTCTATTATCAGTCGTTTAAGCGCTCTTTTCGTATGCCAGATAATGTAAACGAAGAAGACATCAAGGCACAGGTCAAAAATGGCATCCTGAAGGTTGATATTCCAAAACGCACTGAGGAAAAGAGGACCAAAACCATTCAGATCTCATAG